The Anastrepha obliqua isolate idAnaObli1 chromosome 5, idAnaObli1_1.0, whole genome shotgun sequence DNA window tttcccatgcaaaatacatgggatatttcaaagccccggcggcaccattaaatatggtctgattaaaaaaaaaaaaatacgggtctttttatttttcattctttaccattatggggggcggcagcataaaaattttaatataaattttttcccatgcatttttggaccaccctaatatatatatatttaatttttgtatcaatattaaaaaaaaaaaaatttaatttgcacatAGTCTGAAACGTGGATTTAAATGATCTTTTAAGAGAAAGAACTATgtatatttccttaaaaaatattaaaattaaataaaaacaagaatacagatttgttgcacagtgtaatACCTACCCGGAAATTGCGCCAAAGCGTCCAGATCGGGCTCCATCTGAAAGACATACGAGCCCTCCGCTGATTTCACTTGCGTATACGTCAATCCAAGATCGGCCATAACAGTAACGGTATGATAGAGATCACCGCGTTCtctgaatacaaatagacaataAATTAAgaggcaaatatttttcagaaaaaaattcggtACTACTTAGCACTACCGCGGACAAATTCTCAATAGTTGCTAGCGCCTTCTGCGCCAATTatggacacttacttactcacttcGGACCTACCTTTGAGACAGCAATTGTACAGCCACCGAGCGAAATTGTGGCGAAAGTATGCGCTTCAGTAATGGCACAGTGTCCATTAGAATGGCGTGACCCTGCCCGAGACCATTCATACCCGTCGAGATACCCTTGCGAAAAGCTTGAAATATGTTGCTTTGTGTGGTGCTTTTCTGTCGGAACtgcaaataaagagaaataacaaaaattacaacaacaaaagcaaaaaacacatAAAGCTTGAATATGAAAGTTAGGATGTAAGTAAGTGgagaataaagaaaataaatggcataaaagagaaaaattaatagCGCCTGCAAAGTGCAATTTAAAGTAGGTTCAAAAATAGTGTTTCAcccgcacatatacatacatacatacatactcgtatattaccGTTGTGGTGGCGTAGCGAGCGCAATTTTGTTAATtgccaaatacattttttatttgcttatgtgGCATGCAGCACAACGAAGTAGACGAGTGGAAGGCTATTGCCTATAAATGCCACCTGGTTGGGCAGTTTTAATGATGGAAAAGCTTCTAGGCGCTGTTTAGATCGCCGAGCGGTTGAATacgtacatccatacatatatacatacacatacacacacacacttttacCTTTGTATGCTTCCACTGactgcatgaatatgaaattaacTCGTAAGCTTCAAACACTTTGCATTTCTAAAGCGAATTGTTCAAGTACAGATAAGTAGGTAAACAACGGCCCAGGCACTGGTGGGTAGATAAAAGGTTAAATGCTTGATGTTGCACTTATTCATTACATTTGCACAAGTTTTTTCCATCATTCTCTGTATGCATTCCTTTGAGTTGAAAAGATATGCAGCGTTTGTTGGGCTATTTCGCCTCCAGGCTATGGCCATTCAGCATAAAAGATACTCACTCACTCAAAACCGTTATTAATATCGTGATTACATTTAGagtgtataataaaaattacttatttcCTGATTGCATGATTATTCATGGCTGCATTGGCAGGCGTTTTAACAGCAgaggacaaaaaacaaaacaaaaaaaacaaaaacagtcggtgtttgttgtagttgttgtgttAGAAGGCTCGTATGACCTGCTtgaatatggcaattttgtataaaactcAGTAAAGCGTAATGAAGTTTGCATAATTCATAGCGCTCGGCAGGttttcaatgattttaagtAGATTGGCAAGTGTTTGTATGTTTCGAAGGATGCAATTGAGATGGACATCGCTGAGATGAATAAAGGCTGAGAGCATGGGAGAACAAATGTCGTTGAATTTTACGGAATTAGCAACCAAGACTGGACCAATGAGCAGTGCTGCGGCACAGCGAAGAGAAAACGCAGACTAAAGAGTCACACTGTAATCGGATGCAGCACAAATTACATGGGTGTGTTGGCACTTGTGAAAAGAACGAGAGACAGAGGGACGCCGAAAGCAGCggtcgtcagtgatttttcaagATCAAACCTAAGATGGAGGAAGATCAAGCAAGGTGTTCCGCAGGGTGACAACGGGGCAATGACAACGATGGCCTGTGCTCCAAAGTGAACatctacctcaccgacctttctcgcttgtTCACTTgcaggaatctccaactttcccccactaggTCCACTGCGACCCTTTTTATCAGCTGGACAAAGGAGGTTAAACTGCctctcaaggtaaaagtcgatgacacaccaattccgactgaaTATAATTCCAAAATTGTGGGTGTAACATTGGACAGCTTGCtttccttctctgcgcacacaaccgcaattgccactaaagtcctcaaatcgcttgccggcagcacttggggcaaagtgaaagaattgttgctatcgacatttaaggcaattggccggctgGTTCTAAACTGTGCTGcgtctgtctggtcgcctggacccagtgacacgcagtggataaagcttcagacatgccaaaacactgccattcggacagcggcggattgtctcctgatgtccccccttcaacaccttcacaatgaggcacagatgctccctgtaatggagcacaacaaactgctcagcaagcagttcatGTTAGAGTACTACCGCAGATTTCACCCTTGCAAACACCTGCTTGGGCCAGAGCagcctcccaggcacatcaggagacacctATTAAACTACGCCgccgagatccaggacaaaactaaccGACATCTACTGGACCCGACAGTGTtcagacagacattaaacggcattaaccgggagaccgttaccaccttcttaagcacCCGtccaccgaatgccgtaatcggagtccaaccaccacctacagcagatgaagagctccagctttcccgtgagacccgcgtaacactggcataattacgttctgaatattgtagcaggataaactcctacttatccacaATTGagcccgacataccaaacatatgtccggcatatgAAGGCatcccgcacgatactaaccaccttttcacatgccccttaaAACCTACTCaactaacacccctctcccgtTGGATACAACCtctcgaaacagcatgtttcctgggtctaccttaagatgagccagacgaagacgaccggtgatatactcTATACTGACGgggcttgtattactgctacaacaacaacagcaacgccGAAAGCAGAAGTAGAGACACCGAAAAACacattcccacgacagtcgattctacgtaaccggaacgaccaggatttatatccgaccaaagactgacacttcagcagcattccccgtatatgtatggggaatgtttatgctgctacaacaaacacaacataCAACAACCCTGTGATAAAACAACAATCACCTGGTGGTGgaggtgttgtctgagtgacaTAGCCCATACCCAATTAGCAGAAAATATCCCATTTTGATACGTTTCCACAACGTtatcgaaacgacccggatttatatccggccaaggactgtcactccagcagcattccccgtatgtaagtatggggaattttttatgctgttacaacaacaacatcccattttgatacaccacttATAGAACAACTACatccatcttgatttgactacgAATCTGCGTATGTAGGCTATTTTCCTTTCTGCAGTTTCTTTCAAGTCGACCATGGAGAATCCCCCTATCATTCTATGTAGTAAAGCACCTAGACTTGGACACTCATACAGATAGTGCAAGACTGTTTCattagattcttcttgattgcaggtTCTTCATCTATTGTTGTACGGCCACTCCAGGGATATACTCAAATAATATATCCTtcataaagtaataaaaattatgtatgtaaaaaaatgcatgccccTTACCTCAAAACCTTTTGTTGGAAAGTTTATTTTCGGCCAAGCGAGCGTGGCAAACAGCAAATGCCATACGACAAAACCAAACTGTAAATAAGGATAAACGGTATAATTCTGCAGATGATTGATTTGATGTTGCACTGCATCGGTGAAACTAAACCACTTTGTTGCCTCGACGACTGCAGTCAAATTGGGATCGGGCATTTTCTGgtgtaaataattttcaaaaacaccCTGCGTGAGcctaaaatatgaaatgaggGTAATTTGGGTTTCAATACAGCCGCATGGTGAATCCCAAAAAACACTATTACCGCTCATAATCTCCACCACCATGAACCACTTCAAGCACATTGCGCACGCGCGTGCTAGTCGACATGTCTGTCATTGTGATTTGAATATCCTCTGCATTGTCGTTCTGTTCGGATTTCCCCAGCTGCTTGCGTGGGCGTTGTATCTAAGCGTTGGAGTAGAGGACAGAGTTAATGCAAATAGCAAATCataaaatacttgaaatttACCCTAAACACTGCGCCCCAGACATCGAACAAGCCTTGCTGACGGTCTTTTTGACCCAAATTGGCATTCAGCACATCCTGTAGCGCCAGTGCCTTTTTCTGTGcactggaaaaaatatttatgaatgatGTTTGCGCACACACATAAAGTATAGATTTTTGCGCTTACTTGAAGAACTGTAACGTTGATATACAGCAGCGTACATCGTTTCCCGATTTTTCCGACATGGCATACAATGCACTAAAATCAGTTTTCATACGCTCCCTTTGCGCTATTTGCAGCAGCCTATGGAAAGTATAAAATTTATcaacttttcttcttttttttttttttgttttggttgttaaggggttaggtgggtttgaaaatttcaaaaaatcgatttttttttgtcttattaaatagtataatatgtttaaaatattctcctaaaatttcaaattgatccgagtaaaattctacgagatagacccttcagaagttccgcccatcaggccatgtcagtgcagcgtttcgtttttaaacgcgtttatctcagaactcgattttttaagtcggtagtcacgatttctcgaaaacttaTGAACCGATctctttcaaattttgcacacttcttcaaaataacattatctcgtgcttgaacgaaggaattttttttttttctattccaagTAATTTTTCAAGGGCATGAAGGGTGCAAATTCTACTCAAAATaagggttttttgttttcaacgccgccaaaaatctaatttttgtttttttttcccttcgtccaagcacgagtTTGAAATATCTactaacagaaaattttttgtttttgaatttcagatgAATCTGTCATGAGTTATCCTGACTACGCCGAGAGAACTTTTTTTTGAGGGGTCATAGGAGACGACGTGTCCAcgccttaattttcaaaatttttcaatgaaaatttcacaaactacttataaaatatgtatcttttatgTGTTAAATTGATGGGGTGAAATATTctgttgattaaataaaaaaaaaattcataaaaatgtacctattttgagcttttgaaacccacctaaccccttaagtaaccCACCGTTCGGTTAGCCGTGTCGTCTCAATTGGTGGAAATGTTACAACAAATGCTATTTGGCGTAACGGTCGCAGCGCTGGCTCATAAATATCATTGCATATACAAATGATTGGTCGCTTGAGAATGTTGCGCTCTGGTTTTGTTTTGCCTTTAGCTTTGGCTTTGTTCACTAAATTGTCGCTTACAAATTTAACGAGAAATTCGATCGACTGGCGCGGTGCACCATCGATTTcatctgaaatttgtatttcaaccaaattataaaactaatttagaagattagaaaaaattttagatcaCCCACCAAGTACAATACAATTTGGGCGTCGGTTTTCGTTTAATACCGATGACATTTGGGTGCCATTCTCCAGCGCTTGCTTGAAGGCTTCTGGACTACGATCGTCGGATGCATTTATTTCCCGCACCTCGTATCCAGCGTGGCGCGCAATGGTGTGCGCAAGCGTGGTTTTACCGAGACCAGGCGGACCACAAAGTAAGGCGACTTTTTGCATTGGGCGTCCGTGCTCATCCAAATTcgtatccaataattgttggaATTTTTTCTTACGCCAACCACCGTTCGTCTCGAATTTCCCTGTGCGTTTATTGAAAGTATTCAAATTGCTGCCGCCGCTGCTATTCGCGTTATGCTCATCTTTCTTTTTGAATTCCCTGTAAATGGAAATGAGGGTTAATCACGAAAAAGttgggttaggttgaagcgaCAGCCGTTAGAACTAGACAAAATTATTTTGGCGCGctgtaaccaattttatgaaaaccAACCTGCCAAATACTACTTTGTCCCACATTTTAAGCCAATACAATAAACTGCGATTTGTTGCCTCATCTGAAAGCAGGTCAATATATTTGCGCGGTTTGTACTTTTCCACCCACAGCTTTTCATCCTGATTTGACTGCCCTTCGCTTGATGCTGATGAGCTCGCGCCTGCGCTGGCTGCTTGTGGCTGCGCCtcttgcagttgttgttgcgaGGGAGTGGTTGTGCGCTTTAGCACCTGCATAAACAAAAATGTGGATTAATAAACTCTACACTTTTAGGTATTTCCCCTCCAAGTCTACTTACAATTTCATTTGCCTCGGCCCATATACGTTGTTTGT harbors:
- the LOC129248155 gene encoding chromosome transmission fidelity protein 18 homolog, which encodes MDQYPDEEEEFELRYQEELEMLDELPPEREALFAPSTSNNSSKIINSVNRIDTIDSPQLSQISTGMGTSSVSGVVNRRLFGTPKGPHERISSTPLAKDKQRELLAPIEEVVNLTPLPECEPLEEYNELAVEYQGVGLRNKRRLERDLFGDIDDLYQNETYEDPIAKKARTEEERDLELIAKILETRRRLQECNKAVRKDDLSRLRALHDFKMRNLSYTVPQWPFQVIQRGEHERIFVRFHSEEYETRALEDVRALPQYDGLLGENKQRIWAEANEIVLKRTTTPSQQQLQEAQPQAASAGASSSASSEGQSNQDEKLWVEKYKPRKYIDLLSDEATNRSLLYWLKMWDKVVFGREFKKKDEHNANSSGGSNLNTFNKRTGKFETNGGWRKKKFQQLLDTNLDEHGRPMQKVALLCGPPGLGKTTLAHTIARHAGYEVREINASDDRSPEAFKQALENGTQMSSVLNENRRPNCIVLDEIDGAPRQSIEFLVKFVSDNLVNKAKAKGKTKPERNILKRPIICICNDIYEPALRPLRQIAFVVTFPPIETTRLTERLLQIAQRERMKTDFSALYAMSEKSGNDVRCCISTLQFFNAQKKALALQDVLNANLGQKDRQQGLFDVWGAVFRIQRPRKQLGKSEQNDNAEDIQITMTDMSTSTRVRNVLEVVHGGGDYERLTQGVFENYLHQKMPDPNLTAVVEATKWFSFTDAVQHQINHLQNYTVYPYLQFGFVVWHLLFATLAWPKINFPTKGFEFRQKSTTQSNIFQAFRKGISTGMNGLGQGHAILMDTVPLLKRILSPQFRSVAVQLLSQRERGDLYHTVTVMADLGLTYTQVKSAEGSYVFQMEPDLDALAQFPGYPGISLNYFSRQLVAREVELERIRRSTPRLGTETSSKPRSANAAAPAAAGKDAVKKVPNHLQRLKAKQIDTKNANAKKDVISKDFFGRIQHKTVGGGREDCKTDAIVKSPIWYRYKEGFNNAVRKDIQMNELL